One region of Xylanimonas ulmi genomic DNA includes:
- a CDS encoding Maf family protein, whose product MPHVHVILASASPARLSTLRSAGVRPTVVVSSVDEDAVLAAARERFGDLEPADAVLVLAQAKAEDVAHRVEDEEASADMLGVQVADAVVVGCDSMLELDGEALGKPADADDAVARWQAMRGRSAVLHTGHWLVDLRDAERGGSGATLGATSSTTVSFADIDDDEIAAYVATGEPLQVAGAFTIDGIGGPYVERVEGDHHGVVGLSLPLLRELLGEVGVPFRAVRS is encoded by the coding sequence GTGCCCCACGTCCACGTCATCCTCGCCTCCGCCTCCCCCGCCAGGCTGAGCACGCTGCGCTCCGCGGGCGTGCGGCCCACCGTCGTCGTCTCGTCGGTCGACGAGGACGCGGTGCTCGCCGCCGCGCGCGAGCGCTTCGGCGACCTGGAGCCCGCCGACGCGGTGCTGGTGCTGGCCCAGGCCAAGGCCGAGGACGTCGCCCACCGCGTCGAGGACGAGGAGGCGAGCGCCGACATGCTCGGCGTGCAGGTCGCCGACGCCGTCGTCGTCGGCTGCGACTCGATGTTGGAGCTCGACGGCGAGGCGCTCGGCAAGCCCGCCGACGCCGACGACGCCGTCGCGCGCTGGCAGGCCATGCGCGGGCGCTCGGCCGTGCTGCACACGGGCCACTGGCTGGTCGACCTGCGCGACGCCGAGCGCGGCGGCAGCGGGGCGACGCTGGGGGCGACCTCCTCGACCACGGTGAGCTTCGCCGACATCGACGACGATGAGATCGCCGCGTACGTCGCCACGGGCGAGCCGCTGCAGGTGGCCGGGGCGTTCACGATCGACGGGATCGGCGGGCCGTACGTCGAGCGCGTCGAGGGCGACCACCACGGCGTTGTCGGGCTCTCGCTGCCGCTGCTGCGCGAGCTGCTCGGCGAGGTCGGTGTGCCGTTCCGCGCGGTGCGCTCGTGA
- a CDS encoding acyl-CoA carboxylase epsilon subunit: protein MTPAVRIVRGQPDEVEVAALVAGLAAVAAADGLPDDAQPIAEWTNRARTVRGTGAGATARTFGGRSGRHHADAWRWSLRS, encoded by the coding sequence ATGACGCCGGCCGTCCGCATCGTGCGCGGCCAGCCCGACGAGGTCGAGGTCGCCGCGCTGGTGGCGGGGCTCGCCGCCGTCGCCGCGGCCGACGGGCTGCCCGACGACGCCCAGCCGATCGCGGAGTGGACCAACCGCGCGCGCACCGTGCGCGGCACGGGCGCCGGAGCGACCGCGCGCACGTTCGGGGGCCGTTCGGGCCGCCATCACGCCGACGCCTGGCGCTGGAGCCTGCGCAGCTGA
- a CDS encoding DUF885 domain-containing protein has translation MTSASPSPTPAPRPRTAIDDVADAYVAQVARLDPLTATAAGLPGHDDRMTDLSPAGHDAQADLDRATLRSLETLEPADDVDRVTLAAMRERLGLALELHEAGEPLAQLNNIASPVQGLRDIFDVMPTGTDEAWENIAARLNLLPGAVDGYVASLREAARRGNVAAIRQVREGVAQARTLAGADSFFTAFVQGPEAAAALDGSASASLVRKDLERGATAAREAYGRLAAFLEDELAAQAPAADAVGRERYGLFSRQFLGATVDLDETYAWGLDELARIVAEQTAVAQEIAGPGASVQDAVAALEADPRYQLHGTDALRAWMQETADRAIADLDGVHFDISGPVRTIECLIAPTQTGGIYYTPPSDDFSRPGRMWWSVPPGVTEFGTWREKTTVFHEGVPGHHLQCAQAVVARDTLNSWRRLLCWVSGHGEGWALYAEKLMDDLGYLDDPGDRLGMLDAQRMRAARVVFDIGVHLGLQAPQQWGGGRWDAEKAWPFLAANVNMNEGFVRFEYNRYLGWPGQAPSYKVGQRLWEQARDEARAAAGEAWDAKAFHARALSLGSVGLDVLRSALA, from the coding sequence GTGACCTCGGCTTCCCCCTCGCCCACTCCCGCCCCGCGCCCCCGGACCGCGATCGACGACGTCGCCGACGCCTACGTCGCCCAGGTCGCGCGCCTCGACCCGCTGACCGCGACCGCCGCGGGCCTGCCGGGCCACGACGACCGCATGACCGACCTGTCCCCGGCCGGCCACGACGCCCAGGCCGACCTCGACCGCGCGACGCTGCGCTCGCTCGAGACGCTCGAGCCCGCCGACGACGTCGACCGCGTCACGCTCGCCGCGATGCGCGAGCGTCTGGGCCTGGCGCTCGAGCTGCACGAGGCGGGCGAGCCGCTGGCCCAGCTCAACAACATCGCCTCGCCCGTGCAGGGCCTGCGCGACATCTTCGACGTCATGCCCACGGGCACGGATGAGGCATGGGAGAACATCGCCGCGCGCCTGAACCTGCTGCCCGGCGCCGTCGACGGCTACGTCGCCTCACTGCGCGAGGCCGCCCGGCGCGGCAATGTCGCGGCCATCCGACAGGTGCGCGAGGGCGTCGCGCAGGCGCGCACGCTCGCGGGCGCCGACTCGTTCTTCACCGCGTTCGTCCAGGGCCCAGAGGCCGCGGCCGCGCTCGACGGCTCGGCCTCCGCCTCGCTCGTGCGCAAGGACCTCGAGCGCGGGGCCACCGCGGCGCGCGAGGCGTACGGGCGCCTGGCCGCGTTCCTCGAGGACGAGCTGGCCGCGCAGGCGCCGGCGGCCGACGCCGTCGGGCGCGAGCGCTACGGGCTGTTCTCACGCCAGTTCCTCGGCGCCACGGTCGACCTCGACGAGACCTACGCGTGGGGCCTGGACGAGCTGGCCCGCATCGTGGCCGAGCAGACCGCCGTCGCCCAGGAGATCGCCGGGCCCGGCGCGAGCGTGCAGGACGCGGTCGCCGCGCTCGAGGCCGACCCGCGCTACCAGCTCCACGGCACCGACGCGCTGCGCGCCTGGATGCAGGAGACCGCCGACCGCGCGATCGCCGACCTCGACGGCGTGCACTTCGACATCTCGGGCCCGGTGCGCACCATCGAGTGCCTCATCGCCCCCACCCAGACCGGCGGCATCTACTACACCCCGCCCAGCGACGACTTCTCACGCCCCGGGCGCATGTGGTGGTCCGTGCCGCCGGGCGTGACCGAGTTCGGCACGTGGCGCGAGAAGACGACCGTGTTCCACGAGGGCGTGCCGGGCCACCACCTGCAGTGCGCGCAGGCCGTCGTCGCGCGCGACACGCTCAACTCGTGGCGCCGCCTGCTGTGCTGGGTCTCGGGCCACGGCGAGGGCTGGGCGCTGTACGCCGAGAAGCTCATGGACGACCTCGGATACCTCGACGACCCGGGCGACCGGCTCGGCATGCTCGACGCGCAGCGCATGCGCGCCGCGCGCGTCGTCTTCGACATCGGCGTGCACCTGGGCCTCCAGGCGCCGCAGCAGTGGGGCGGCGGGCGCTGGGACGCCGAGAAGGCGTGGCCGTTCCTGGCGGCCAACGTCAACATGAACGAGGGCTTTGTGCGCTTCGAGTACAACCGCTACCTCGGCTGGCCCGGACAGGCGCCGTCGTACAAGGTCGGCCAGCGTCTGTGGGAGCAGGCGCGTGACGAGGCGCGCGCCGCGGCGGGCGAGGCGTGGGACGCCAAGGCGTTCCACGCCCGCGCGCTCTCGCTCGGCTCGGTGGGCCTCGACGTGCTGCGCTCCGCGCTGGCCTGA